From the Vicinamibacterales bacterium genome, one window contains:
- a CDS encoding radical SAM protein, with protein MDRGWCVNKNSDPITDFDNQSTNRSTRVLFITQSSAYPQLGVLYLVDALRQAGIESLVVSCDLPAENLDSILTDYRPAVVGMSVLTAPQVVDFKRHSIRIKNEYPEISIVWGGVHPTILSEECMDSSYIDFVFIGQGEDVFPDLVLDIVNGTNKFTKRVQGRSPQTLDRYSPAWDKVSLSQYLFSERHSVRSPITKVQTSAAKVFDQIKSDIQAIDPGLSSDVSIHVLEDIKKWDVGLYELDKSIFYYLITSRGCPYSCTFCSEPLQIMHGNAAGKFTWNSHDLDWVKCQIDVIRERLARDGEDLEGVGIWDDMFWVDKKRARNILSYLASEGLTYLIEARPDQLIRDDYSLYNFLGETNCSQVFIGAESASQETLDYIKKHTDIEDYYRLMKHASIVKVPLRMSFIVGFPGETDESVNKTLDFCETVTNGAYGPWVNISGPKIFTPYPGTVEYDRAVEAGFVKPATHVDWRKIHRSTEAYLECFPWMRNYPSATLERLEHYFGQGYSALTTH; from the coding sequence ATGGACCGTGGGTGGTGTGTGAATAAGAACTCTGATCCGATAACTGACTTCGATAACCAGTCGACTAATCGATCGACTCGGGTTCTTTTCATAACTCAATCTAGCGCGTACCCACAATTAGGTGTGCTGTATCTTGTTGATGCCTTGCGACAAGCGGGCATCGAGTCACTAGTGGTATCGTGTGATCTTCCGGCTGAAAATCTCGACTCTATCCTCACAGACTATAGGCCGGCGGTGGTTGGCATGTCCGTGCTGACTGCTCCCCAGGTTGTGGACTTTAAAAGACATTCAATCCGGATAAAAAACGAGTATCCGGAAATCAGTATTGTGTGGGGGGGCGTACATCCTACGATTCTTTCGGAAGAGTGCATGGACTCATCTTACATAGACTTTGTTTTTATTGGACAAGGCGAGGATGTTTTTCCTGACCTAGTTCTTGACATTGTTAATGGAACAAATAAGTTTACCAAGAGAGTACAAGGGCGTTCGCCTCAGACACTCGATCGGTACAGTCCAGCTTGGGACAAAGTTAGCCTTAGTCAGTATCTTTTCTCTGAACGGCACTCGGTCCGCTCTCCGATAACTAAAGTCCAAACATCAGCAGCAAAGGTGTTTGACCAAATAAAAAGCGATATCCAGGCCATCGATCCCGGGCTGAGTTCCGACGTATCAATACACGTTCTTGAAGATATTAAGAAGTGGGATGTTGGCTTATATGAACTGGACAAGAGTATATTCTATTACCTAATTACCAGCAGGGGATGCCCGTACAGTTGTACTTTTTGCTCGGAACCTCTCCAGATTATGCATGGTAATGCCGCGGGAAAATTTACCTGGAATTCCCACGATCTCGACTGGGTGAAGTGTCAGATAGACGTGATTCGAGAGCGACTTGCTCGGGACGGAGAAGACCTTGAGGGTGTGGGTATCTGGGATGATATGTTCTGGGTGGATAAGAAGCGCGCTCGGAACATCCTCAGCTACTTAGCTAGTGAGGGCCTGACGTATTTGATTGAGGCACGTCCTGATCAACTCATTCGAGATGATTATTCGCTTTATAATTTCTTAGGCGAGACGAATTGTTCGCAAGTATTTATTGGCGCTGAATCGGCATCCCAGGAAACGCTTGACTACATAAAGAAACATACGGACATAGAGGACTACTATCGGCTAATGAAGCACGCAAGTATTGTCAAGGTTCCGTTACGCATGTCATTTATTGTTGGTTTCCCAGGCGAGACCGACGAAAGCGTTAATAAAACTCTGGATTTTTGTGAGACCGTTACGAACGGTGCTTACGGTCCTTGGGTTAACATTAGTGGTCCCAAGATCTTCACGCCCTATCCAGGCACTGTGGAGTATGACCGTGCGGTAGAGGCGGGTTTTGTAAAACCTGCCACACATGTTGATTGGAGAAAAATCCACAGATCAACTGAAGCCTACCTGGAGTGTTTTCCGTGGATGCGGAATTACCCTAGCGCTACTCTCGAGAGGCTCGAGCATTATTTTGGGCAAGGTTACAGCGCATTGACTACCCACTAG